In Vigna angularis cultivar LongXiaoDou No.4 chromosome 8, ASM1680809v1, whole genome shotgun sequence, one DNA window encodes the following:
- the LOC108344515 gene encoding receptor-like protein kinase FERONIA: protein MANTTFLKLFFLLLLHFSTRLQAYTSEEVFTINCGTTGNSSDGQRTWTGDIDTKYLSSQDSTVSDKASTQSPSTNQVPFSTARLSRSQFNYSFPVSPGTKFLRLFFYPTDYPSFPRTHASFSVQSNRFTLLNDFNASLNADAQATDTIFKEYVVNVNDGERLILTFTSSHPNSYAFINGIEVLSMPTDLYYTPANDTGFTFIESSTLYSVGTSSALQTEYRIKAGGQEISPYNDSGLFRDWAAEERYFIKSNPKNDDLPADMDGKMNITVNPDYLAPKELFRTARSMGRNATLNRMSNLTWEFPVDYGFTYVLRLHFCELDPNINDIHERQFYIYIASQLAEASADVMVWSQKQKGLAVHRNYGVLIPKNGTQKKFNLSLQMHPRESNVDSRYPDTFLNGLEIFKISEAGSNNLAGPNPDPVQTPQNNIPDQNGKTSSGSATTIIGAIAGVLSGVILFIIVFLVVFLRYKRNTYTKSRDCESKSTTIFLPTDLCRRFSIAEMRAATQNFDEVLIVGTGGFGQVYKGYIDEGSVPVAIKRLKPDSQQGVREFLNEIKMLSQLRHLNLVTLIGYCNDNKEMILVYDFMTRGNLRDHLYNTDNPAISWKQRLQICIGAARGLDYLHTGAKHTIIHRDVKSTNILLDDKWVAKVSDFGLSRLGPIGTSKAHVSTDVRGSFGYLDPEYYKRYRLTEKSDVYSFGVVLFEILCGRPPLIHSAEKQQVSLSKWVKHCYESGMIAEIVEPTLKKEIAVECLKKFCEIGMSCLVEDGSLRPSMEDVAGMLEFTLQLQESAEQREDVAHVVIVN from the coding sequence ATGGCTAACACCACCTTCTTAAaactcttcttcctcctcctacTACACTTCTCCACACGCCTCCAAGCCTACACCTCAGAGGAAGTTTTCACCATCAATTGCGGCACCACCGGAAACTCCTCCGACGGTCAAAGAACCTGGACCGGCGACATCGACACAAAGTACTTATCTTCCCAAGACTCCACCGTTTCAGACAAGGCCTCAACACAATCTCCTTCAACCAATCAAGTCCCCTTCTCCACTGCACGATTGTCCCGTTCCCAATTCAATTACTCCTTCCCTGTCTCCCCAGGTACCAAATTCCTTCGCCTCTTCTTCTACCCTACAGACTACCCTTCATTTCCCCGCACCCACGCATCCTTCTCCGTTCAATCCAACCGATTTACTCTCCTTAACGATTTCAACGCCTCTCTTAACGCCGACGCTCAAGCCACGGACACTATCTTCAAGGAATACGTGGTCAACGTCAACGACGGTGAGAGGCTTATCCTCACCTTCACTTCCTCCCATCCAAACTCTTACGCTTTCATCAATGGAATCGAGGTACTTTCCATGCCAACCGATTTATATTACACACCAGCAAATGACACAGGCTTCACGTTCATCGAAAGTAGCACGCTGTACAGCGTTGGAACCAGCTCTGCTCTTCAGACTGAGTATAGAATCAAAGCCGGAGGACAAGAAATCTCGCCATATAACGACAGCGGTTTGTTCAGGGATTGGGCCGCCGAAGAACGTTACTTTATCAAAAGCAATCCAAAGAATGATGATCTACCAGCTGACATGGATGGGAAAATGAACATAACCGTGAATCCCGATTACTTGGCACCAAAGGAACTGTTCAGAACAGCGCGTAGCATGGGCAGAAACGCCACTCTGAACAGAATGAGCAACCTCACTTGGGAGTTCCCCGTTGATTATGGCTTCACTTACGTTCTCAGGCTCCACTTTTGCGAGCTTGATCCCAATATTAATGACATCCATGAAAGGCAGTTCTATATTTACATAGCGAGCCAGTTGGCTGAAGCAAGTGCAGATGTAATGGTTTGGAGTCAGAAACAAAAAGGTCTAGCTGTGCATAGAAACTACGGCGTTTTAATTCCCAAAAATGGTACTCAGAAAAAGTTTAATCTTTCGCTTCAAATGCACCCTCGCGAAAGCAATGTTGATTCGAGATACCCAGATACCTTCCTGAACGGTCTAGAGATCTTCAAAATCAGTGAAGCTGGCTCAAACAACCTAGCTGGACCCAACCCGGACCCCGTTCAGACTCCGCAGAACAACATTCCCGATCAAAACGGAAAGACCAGCAGTGGAAGCGCAACGACGATTATTGGCGCCATAGCAGGGGTGCTGTCTGGCGTCATTCTCTTTATAATCGTTTTCCTTGTAGTGTTTTTACGATACAAGAGAAACACTTATACTAAGAGCAGGGATTGCGAATCCAAGTCAACCACCATCTTCCTGCCGACAGATCTCTGCCGCCGCTTCTCCATCGCCGAGATGAGAGCGGCCACCCAAAACTTCGACGAAGTCTTGATCGTCGGCACCGGGGGATTCGGCCAAGTGTACAAGGGCTATATCGACGAGGGCTCCGTTCCCGTAGCCATCAAGCGCCTTAAACCTGATTCGCAGCAAGGGGTTCGCGAGTTCCTGAACGAAATTAAGATGCTCTCACAACTTCGCCACCTCAATCTTGTGACCCTCATCGGCTACTGCAACGATAATAAGGAAATGATCTTGGTCTACGATTTCATGACACGTGGCAACCTCCGTGACCATCTATACAACACGGACAACCCAGCCATCTCGTGGAAGCAGCGGTTGCAGATCTGCATCGGCGCGGCGCGTGGACTTGATTATCTTCACACAGGCGCGAAGCACACGATCATTCACCGGGACGTGAAAAGCACGAACATCCTGTTGGATGATAAGTGGGTGGCCAAGGTTTCGGACTTTGGACTTTCCAGGCTTGGGCCCATTGGAACTTCGAAGGCTCACGTCAGCACCGACGTGAGGGGAAGCTTCGGATATTTGGATCCTGAGTATTATAAACGATATCGTTTGACGGAGAAGTCTGACGTGTACTCTTTCGGAGTTGTGCTTTTTGAGATACTGTGTGGTCGTCCCCCTTTGATTCACAGTGCGGAGAAGCAACAGGTGTCGCTCTCTAAGTGGGTGAAACATTGTTACGAAAGTGGAATGATAGCAGAGATTGTTGAACCGACGTTGAAGAAGGAGATTGCAGTAGAATGCTTGAAGAAGTTTTGTGAGATTGGGATGAGTTGTTTGGTGGAAGATGGGTCGCTGAGGCCCTCCATGGAGGATGTGGCTGGGATGTTGGAGTTTACTCTGCAGCTACAAGAAAGTGCAGAGCAACGTGAAGACGTGGCTCATGTTGTTATTGTTAACTGA